AGGCATCTTGTACAGTAATTTCTTATTTGATCGGGTGAATGAGAAACAAGAATAATTGTCTTTCCATTAGAATGAAGCTCTTTGATTTTATTTATACACTTTTGCTGAAACCAGATGTCGCCAACGCTTAATACCTCATCAAAAAATAGAATTTGAGATTCCAAATGGGTTGCAATTGAAAATCCAAGCCTTACAACCATTCCACTAGAATAGTTTCGGATGGGTTTATAGATATGATCACCAAGCTCTGTAAACTCTATGATTTCATTTAACTTTTCATAGGTTTTTTTTCTTCCATAACCTAATATTGCAGCATTTAGAAAAATATTTTCATAACCTGTTAACTCATCGCTGAAGCCTGCTCCAAGTTCTAATAAGGGAGCTATTCTACCACTTGTTCGGATAATGCCTTGATCAGGCGAATATATGCCAGATAATAATTTAAGAAGTGTACTCTTTCCAACCCCATTTTTTCCCATAATACCAACAAATTCACCTTCGTTGATATTAAAAGTAACATTATCTAAAATTGTAACTTGGCTTTTTTGGCCAAATTCTAGCTTTCCCCGCATTAAATTAATTAGTATTTTTTTAATGTCATGGGGCCTATCCATCCAGTTTGTAAATGATTTTGAAACATTGATAACCTGAATAACTGGTTTCATTCTATAAATCCTCTACAATTCTACGAGACAATTTACCATTCATAACCTGAAATAAAATAATAAAAAATAAAGTCCAAGCAAGCATTATCAAACTTGAATTTAGACTTATCATATTTCCATAATAATATACCTGATGAATACTATCGAAAAAAACACCAAATGGGTTTAAATAAATAATCAGCTTAAATTTTTCTGGTATCATATCTGACTTATAGATAATTGGTGTTAAATAAAATAATACCTGAATTATTAAAGTTAATATGTGTCTTAAATCCCTAAAGTACACAAATGCGATCCCCAGCAAAAACCCCATTGAATAAGTCATTAGAAACATTAAAAATAAAATTGGAAATAATAATAAACTTGTTATCGACAATTGATGATTAGTTAAAAAACTAAATAAGAATAAAATAGGCAAAGATATAATTAAATTTACAAAGTGAGTTATATTTTCGGAAAAGTTAAATACATTTAATCTTAAAGGTATCTTATTAAATAATGTATGATTCCCTACAATGGTTTCCAAGCCAGAACTTAAACTATTTGTAACAAATCCCCATGGTAATACACCAGAAAGAACGAAAACAAGATAGTTATCAATCTCCATTTTCACTACATATTTAAATACAAAAAAATAGACAAAACCCGACAATCCAGGACCAAGCAAAGACCAAATAATTCCAAAGAATGATCTTCTGTATTTTAATTTTAAATTTCTCAACACCAAATTGAAAATTACAAATTTGTGATCAAGACATAAAAAAGATTGAAAAAAACTTAACATTGTCATTTTTTAATATACTTCTTACCTGTAGTAAAAACTCTTTCTAGGTCTAACATTACCCATTAAACCAAACATAGTAGCAGAGGAATCAAAATCTTCAATAGCATTTTTCTCTCTTGTGATACTTTCAAAATGGATACCAGTAGCAACTGGATTATAAAAGCAGTAATATCCTTTTTGATTAATCCTTGCACATAAATCAGTGTCACTAAAGGCAATGGGGTACATATCTTCATTAAAGCCATTCACCTCTTCAAATATTGTCCTTTTCATTAACATGCAAGCTGCTGTAACCGCATCAACAACCCTTTGAACACTATGAAAACCTTTGGCGCCTTTATGAACCTGATAATTAGTATGCCCCCAACAAACTTCGTATTCATAATGGTCATCTCGGCAATCAATTCCACCATGCTGCAACGAGCCGTTTGGATATAATAACTTGCACCCTACGGCACCAATTTTTGGCTGCTCAATCCATCTTGCCATTTCAAATATAGCCTCATCTTTAAGCTCAACATCATTATTTATAAAAAGTAAATATGGACTATTTGAAAACATTGAGTTTCTAGCGGCAAAGTTACAAATTCTAGAAAAATTAAAGGCGTCATCATAATTGATTATCTCTATCCTTAACTTGTCTTTAAACTTTTCTTGAAGTCGTTTATTTATGGAAGGGTCCGTGCTATTATTGTTCACAAGCGTTATATTCAGTTTTACATTTTTTTGAGTAATTAAGGATCTTAGTGCTTTTTCAGTTAAAGATTCTCCATCTTTAAAAGGCATAATTACCTGTATTTCAGGAATAAAGTTAATTTTAGGGAAAGCAAAATAAGTTGTATCAACTTCACCAGCTGTAATTTCCCAATCTAGTTTATTCTTATCAACAAACTCCTTTAATGCAAAAATTCCAGCATCATTTACATAACTTTTTACAGAAGTGCTTAATGCTGTACTATTAGCATGAACTCTCCACGCATATAAACCAATAGGGCATCTCAAGAATCTAGAAGAATTTGAGCTCAGTTTTAAAATCAAATCATAATCTTGAGCCCCATCACATATTTTTCTTAAGCCACCAACTTGCAAAAAATTCTTTTTTGAAACCAATAAACAATGGCAAACCCAATTGATAAAGAAGTATGGATAGGTAAAAGAATCAGGCTTTCTTAAATAAGTCCCATGAATTCTATTATTATACTCATCAATTTTAAACTCATCACAATAAATCACTGTTTTTTCATTATCCTGATGTTGCCTTAATAATAGATCATATCTGTATAATAAATCACTACGTATCCAATCGTCATGATCAACAAATAACAAGAACTCACCAGTTGCCATTTCAGCTAATTGGTTTGTTGTAGTAGAAATTCCTGAAGAATCAGGACTTCTATCAAACTCAAAGAATCTAATTCTTTGTTTAGCCGTCTCGTTTTCGGCAATTAACTGACTAATATAATTTGTTATTTCAGCAGGTTGTGGTCCATCAAAACCCAATAAAATCTCGCAATCAGTAACTGACTGATTTAAACATGATTCCAAAAGAATTTTGAAAAACTGTAATTTTGGTTTATAAACAGGAATTAAAATTGAGTAAGTAAAAGTTCTGTTAGATTTTTTTTTCAAGGTTTCATATAATCCTTGGGTTACGATTTTAAGCTTATGCAGCTGAAAATCAGAATAATCAGCAATTATATTTTGATTTTTAAACAAGTGGGTATATCGCATTGGATTTTGATTACAAAAACCATTTATCAACAACTTAAACTGTGCAAGACAGGCTTTAATAAAAAATTTAACTTTAATAAAGTCAAAATCAATAAAAATCACCTTTAAAAGGGTTATTAGAAACAATAATAATAGCTTTAGATAGTTTTTTATTTTTTTGCTCATTATTTAATCATCTCCACTTTCCCAATAAGAAAAATTTTATATTTTGATATTCATCCTTTGTAAATAGAAATAAAATTTAAATTACACTTAATTTATCTATATCTTTAAATTATCGTGGTTACAATTAAACCCATAAGGTCAAATGAGGCTAAAAGATGAATCACTCTTTTCTTACAAAAAAAATAACTTGATCTTCTATCTTGGTTTTTACGCGATTGCAGTTATCCATTTGATATTTATTTTTAAAAACTCAGTTTATGTGCCTTTTATGGACGAATGGGAATTGTTAAGGAATGATAATTTCCATCTAGGTCCATCAATAAGTTCAGTATTTAAACAACACAACGAACACAAATTAGTAGTTCCAAATCTCTTTTTTTGCGGTTTTTTTTTACTAAATGGTTTTAATATTCTATTTGTTCAGATATTTAATTTTTATATCAATGATGTGTCTTATTTTATTCTCTAGAGCGGGTTTTGGACTTGAACAAGCACTTTCAAGCCGTTATTTTGAGTTCTCTTCTATCTTCTTTTTTCTTGCTTTTTCCCAAGGACTTTCATTAATTTCAACAGTAAAAAAATGGATTTCATATTTTCTAGTTCCTGTTTTAATATTATTTTTCATAAGACACCTAAGTTATGATAATTTTTATTCACCTTTATCTAAAATGAGATACATTGGCCTTACTTGCATTAAACATACATTGCTTAAAAATAAAGGTGAATTCTGTAAAGAGTTATATCTTGTAGAATTAAAAGGCATTATGAATAGGCTTAAAGAAAGGAACATTAATCCTTCATTTTTGAAAGACATAAATTAAGCATTTTTTTCAAATTCAAAATGTTTAATTTTTCCAACATATGCCATAAAATACCATTTTAAATACTTAGGAATCCAGTTGTATAATTGAAAACGACTTTGGCCTTCACTTCTATCTTCCCAAGATGTTGGAACTTCATCAATTTTATATCCCATCAAATGTGATTTCACCACCAATTCAAGCCCAAGTTCAAAGCCACCAACAGATTCAATTTTAATATTTTTTAAAACTCTTTGAGAATATAGCTTAAAAGAGTTTGTAGCATCATGTGTTGGTACTCCAGCAATATAACGTAGTGTTAATCCGGCCATTCTGGATAAAAAACTTTTTAATGTAATTCCGCCACTTTGCGAACCATCTTTCATATACCGTGATCCACAAACAATATCGGAATTATTCTTTTGAGCTAGTTGAAGCATATTATTAATTACATATGGGGGGTCAGATAGATCCGCCATTGTAACTATTGTGTACGGCGCTGTACTACTATGTAGGCCAGTTTTTATTGCATTAAGGACACCTTTTCCATACTTATTTTTTACAAATTGCAAATTTAAATTAAGTTGCCCATTAGCCTCTATGGCTTCTGGCAAGGAGTTATCTTCATCAAAATCAAACACAATTGTAACTTGATAAGGACCAGTAACTTCATCTTTAATTTTTTTCAAAGAACGGCCAATATTACCTTTTTCATTATAAACAGGAATAACAATATTGACCCTCTTCATCTTTAAATCCCACCAATTTCAATTTGTTTTTGAATCCAAGGCACTACTTCGTCTAAAATAGTATTTAGATCTGTATTTGCCTCAAATCCCAGAACTTCTTTGGCTTTCGTAACAGATGGAACTCTTTTTTGTACATCGTATTTAAATGGTTCGTCAGAAGTAAATCTAAAAGGAACACCGGGTTTTAATTTTTTCCAAATTACTTCTGATAGTTCAACAACTGATGTAGAAACTGGAGTTGATAAGTTAAAGTCTTGATTTATCGCCTTTTCACTTTCAATACACATCCTAATTCCACGAGCCAAATCACCAGCATATGTATAATGTCTTACTTGAGCACCACTCCCTAAAATATGTAGAGGATCTTGACCCCTTAAGATTTTTTGAACAAGGTCAGGAACTACATGGCTCATCGCAAGTTGAATATTTCCTGAATATATTTCTTTATCACATAAGGCTCTTTTTTCACCAGTACCAACACAGTTAAATGGTCGCATGATTGTATATGGTAACTTGAATTGTTCCCAGGCGCCTTGACAGTAATATTCACAAGCTAACTTTTGAAAACCGTAGGTAGACAATGGTGGTGGATTTTTTCTTTCCGCACCTTCTTTAGTTGGAAATTCATCAACAGATTCATAAACCATTGAAGAACTTAAAACGTTGATTCTTTTTAATTTTTTATTTTTAAATGCCCAAATGGCCGAATCAAAAGTTGCCGCCATAATTCTTTCATTTTCAGCAAGTAAATCATAGGCAAATTCGTGGAAATAAGAAATTCCACCGATCATTGCTGCAGCCGCCAAAACAGTATCACAATCTGCAATCAATTCTTTCATCAATCCAACATTTTTAACATCACCTTCAACAAAGGTGTATCTTGGATGTTTATCATAGGACTTTTCAACTTTTCCATATTTGGAATAATTGTCGATTCCAACAACGTGGTGTCCTTGATTTAAAAGATCTTCAACCACATAGCCACAAATAAAGCCCGCAGAACCTGTAACTAAAATATTCACAATAATCTCCTATCTACAATAACTATAATTAATTTATTTCCAAACGCCCCAACAATCGACAAAAGGTCTATTTATCTTTAATGATAAATACTTCTCGTGGGGAACCCCAAGAATAAAACCTTCGGCCGTTTCCAAAGCCTGATTCAATGGCGTGGTGTTACCTAAAAACTCGTCTGAACAAATAACATCAGCCATTTTCATTTCTAAAACTTTTTTAAGTTTAAACGCTAAACTTTCACGTATGTCGTCGTTGTTTGCTTTGAAGGTCATTCCAAGAATAGCTACTTTTTTATTTTTTAGACCATCCATTTTCTTTTCAAGTTGATCAGCTAAGAACACAGGAAGGCCTTCATTAACAAGCATTGCGGATTGACCCATAAAAAAATTATTTTTATGGAATGCTGACAATTGCATTGTGTCTTTAAATAAACATGGTCCCGCAGCTAATCCAGGTTTTGCAAAATGTTTTGCTCTTGGATAGTCTTCTTTTAAAGCACCATAAATTTTATAAAAGTCTAAACCTTGGGATTCTGTCATCATGTAAAATTGATTTGCGATGGCAAATTCTAAATATCTCCATGTATTTGTCATGAGTTTAGCGATTTCAGCTTCGATAGGTTTCAATTTTAATATTTTGGGCGCAATTAAACCAAACAAATCGGAAGCTTCATTTTCTGCTTCCTCTGATGAGCCAGATACAATTTGGGGTAATTGATATATTTCTTCGATTCCTTTACCCTGTAAAATTCTTTCTGGACAAAATGCAAGCTTACAACTGCCCATTTTTTTTGAAAGTAAATTGTGAATAATTTCATTTACCCCTGGATAAACAGTGCTTCTAAGGACAATTAGCTGCTTTGGGTTTAAATATTCCTGATAAAATTGTATTACTTTAAGAACATCATGAACTCTTGGGTTGTGATGCTCATCAACAGGTGTACCAGTAACAAAAACAACAACGTGTGATTTTAATAAAACTTTTGGATCTGTGGTCGCATTAAGGTTTTTTCCAATGGCTTTAATTAAAATAGCATCAGCATCTTCTTCAAGAAAAGGAAGCTTTCCTGCGTTGATAGTATCTACAGCTTTTTGATTAACATCTAGTAGGTATACATTCTGTGTACATTCTGCCAATGTTAATCCAAGGGGGATTCCGACATGCCCACAACCGCCAATAATTGTAACAGTTTTTGTCATTAACTCTCCTGAAGAAGGAATATTAGCTATTTTTGGGGTATTAGCAATATTTTTTTGGGTGGAATTTCTAAATTCCTGATGTTAGTAGGATATTAAAGTATTGCGTTGTTTTTGAAGTAATAAACCTAATTATCAATTGATGAACTCTTTAACCGCTCTTTCTTTCGCTTCGATTTTCGAGATTGTGGAGTATCTCAAAAACTTGTCTTAAATAAATCAAATCGGCCACATACTAATGGACTTATTAATAGCAGTAAAAACTATCCCTGATAAATAAAGTTCATGGGGCGCTTACGAAATAACAAGTAAAATTTCCTAACAGACAGGCCACGAAAGATTTTTATGATAACTCGTTGGAAGCATTCAGGCGAAACCCCTTAGAAACACCTTCTGATTTCCACCAATTTAGTTTTAAAAGTCCCAAAACACAAAATTGGATTTCCTGTTGTCCTCCAGTGAAATTTGTTACCATAAACAATCTCTCAGATCATACTTGATTCCGGATGTCTCAAATATCATTGCCCATTTTTTCAAGCAAAAAATTGTTCTACTATTTTTTTTCAATATTTGTCTGATTTGATCAAAGATCCTCGTGGGGAGATGGAGGCAATTGCCGAAAACTATTCCTCATAAAATCAAAAAGAAATAGTGAAGCCAAAAAGATTATTGCAATGGCTAGAGTTTCGATCCAGATAGGGAATGGAATTCTTTCAACCTTTAAAACAGCAGA
This genomic stretch from Deltaproteobacteria bacterium harbors:
- a CDS encoding glycosyltransferase family 2 protein gives rise to the protein MKRVNIVIPVYNEKGNIGRSLKKIKDEVTGPYQVTIVFDFDEDNSLPEAIEANGQLNLNLQFVKNKYGKGVLNAIKTGLHSSTAPYTIVTMADLSDPPYVINNMLQLAQKNNSDIVCGSRYMKDGSQSGGITLKSFLSRMAGLTLRYIAGVPTHDATNSFKLYSQRVLKNIKIESVGGFELGLELVVKSHLMGYKIDEVPTSWEDRSEGQSRFQLYNWIPKYLKWYFMAYVGKIKHFEFEKNA
- a CDS encoding NAD-dependent epimerase/dehydratase family protein gives rise to the protein MNILVTGSAGFICGYVVEDLLNQGHHVVGIDNYSKYGKVEKSYDKHPRYTFVEGDVKNVGLMKELIADCDTVLAAAAMIGGISYFHEFAYDLLAENERIMAATFDSAIWAFKNKKLKRINVLSSSMVYESVDEFPTKEGAERKNPPPLSTYGFQKLACEYYCQGAWEQFKLPYTIMRPFNCVGTGEKRALCDKEIYSGNIQLAMSHVVPDLVQKILRGQDPLHILGSGAQVRHYTYAGDLARGIRMCIESEKAINQDFNLSTPVSTSVVELSEVIWKKLKPGVPFRFTSDEPFKYDVQKRVPSVTKAKEVLGFEANTDLNTILDEVVPWIQKQIEIGGI
- a CDS encoding glycosyltransferase is translated as MSKKIKNYLKLLLLFLITLLKVIFIDFDFIKVKFFIKACLAQFKLLINGFCNQNPMRYTHLFKNQNIIADYSDFQLHKLKIVTQGLYETLKKKSNRTFTYSILIPVYKPKLQFFKILLESCLNQSVTDCEILLGFDGPQPAEITNYISQLIAENETAKQRIRFFEFDRSPDSSGISTTTNQLAEMATGEFLLFVDHDDWIRSDLLYRYDLLLRQHQDNEKTVIYCDEFKIDEYNNRIHGTYLRKPDSFTYPYFFINWVCHCLLVSKKNFLQVGGLRKICDGAQDYDLILKLSSNSSRFLRCPIGLYAWRVHANSTALSTSVKSYVNDAGIFALKEFVDKNKLDWEITAGEVDTTYFAFPKINFIPEIQVIMPFKDGESLTEKALRSLITQKNVKLNITLVNNNSTDPSINKRLQEKFKDKLRIEIINYDDAFNFSRICNFAARNSMFSNSPYLLFINNDVELKDEAIFEMARWIEQPKIGAVGCKLLYPNGSLQHGGIDCRDDHYEYEVCWGHTNYQVHKGAKGFHSVQRVVDAVTAACMLMKRTIFEEVNGFNEDMYPIAFSDTDLCARINQKGYYCFYNPVATGIHFESITREKNAIEDFDSSATMFGLMGNVRPRKSFYYR
- a CDS encoding nucleotide sugar dehydrogenase, with the protein product MTKTVTIIGGCGHVGIPLGLTLAECTQNVYLLDVNQKAVDTINAGKLPFLEEDADAILIKAIGKNLNATTDPKVLLKSHVVVFVTGTPVDEHHNPRVHDVLKVIQFYQEYLNPKQLIVLRSTVYPGVNEIIHNLLSKKMGSCKLAFCPERILQGKGIEEIYQLPQIVSGSSEEAENEASDLFGLIAPKILKLKPIEAEIAKLMTNTWRYLEFAIANQFYMMTESQGLDFYKIYGALKEDYPRAKHFAKPGLAAGPCLFKDTMQLSAFHKNNFFMGQSAMLVNEGLPVFLADQLEKKMDGLKNKKVAILGMTFKANNDDIRESLAFKLKKVLEMKMADVICSDEFLGNTTPLNQALETAEGFILGVPHEKYLSLKINRPFVDCWGVWK
- a CDS encoding ABC transporter ATP-binding protein — encoded protein: MKPVIQVINVSKSFTNWMDRPHDIKKILINLMRGKLEFGQKSQVTILDNVTFNINEGEFVGIMGKNGVGKSTLLKLLSGIYSPDQGIIRTSGRIAPLLELGAGFSDELTGYENIFLNAAILGYGRKKTYEKLNEIIEFTELGDHIYKPIRNYSSGMVVRLGFSIATHLESQILFFDEVLSVGDIWFQQKCINKIKELHSNGKTIILVSHSPDQIRNYCTRCLVFNKSKLEFDGSADEGASCYENLN
- a CDS encoding ABC transporter permease — protein: MTMLSFFQSFLCLDHKFVIFNLVLRNLKLKYRRSFFGIIWSLLGPGLSGFVYFFVFKYVVKMEIDNYLVFVLSGVLPWGFVTNSLSSGLETIVGNHTLFNKIPLRLNVFNFSENITHFVNLIISLPILFLFSFLTNHQLSITSLLLFPILFLMFLMTYSMGFLLGIAFVYFRDLRHILTLIIQVLFYLTPIIYKSDMIPEKFKLIIYLNPFGVFFDSIHQVYYYGNMISLNSSLIMLAWTLFFIILFQVMNGKLSRRIVEDL